Within the Polymorphobacter megasporae genome, the region TGCAGTGGTCTTCACGCCGGGTTTTCCCTTGTGTGCGCTGAGATAGGCGAGGTCGGCGGGACGCGCCGAATCGACCGCGCGCTGCGTCCCCGCCCAGACGAGGACGGCGACGACAAGCGCGAGAACGAGGGCGAAGCCGACCCACTTGCCGGCACCAGTGCCGGCAGCGGTCGCGGTCATTGTCTTACCGGACGCCGTCACGCTCGGCGCGCTTGCGCTCGAGCTTGCGGGCGCGACGGACGGCGGCGGCCTTTTCACGGGCGCGCTTTTCCGACGGCTTTTCGTAGTGGCGACGCAGCTTCATCTCGCGGTAGACGCCTTCGCGCTGCAGCTTCTTCTTGAGCGCGCGCAGCGCCTGGTCGACATTATTGTCGCGAACGATGATCTGCAAAGCCGGTCTCTCCATTCACGCCACAGACCTCAGCATGGCCCGGACTTGTCATAGGTTAGGGTTCGCCAGCGGACAGCCCACCGACGCGAGGCAGTGCGCTTAGCAGAAGCGCCGCCGCCGGACAAGCGCGTACGGGCCGCATCGCCTTTCGCCGTACCACGCGGTATCACGGTGCCATGACCGACGAAATCGCGCGCCCCGATGAAACCCTCGACGAGACCCGCCCGCGGCTGATCGCGGCGATGATTCCGCACGTCGCCTTCGACGGCTGGACCGCCGCGAGCGTCGCCGCCGCCGCCGCCGACGCTGGGATCGACCCCGACGTCGCGCACCTCGTCTTTCCGCGCGGCGCGGCGCAGATGGTCGACGCCTACACCGCGTATGCCAATACGCGGATGACCGCCGCGCTGACCGGCATCGGTAACATGAAGGTCCGCGAGCGCATCGCCTTCGCCGTCCGCACCCGCTTCGAACAGGCCGAGGGCGAGCGCGAGACGGTCCGCCGCGCTGTCGCGATCTTCGCGCTTCATCCTGCCCTCAGCGCGAAGTCGACGTGGCGCACCGCCGACGCGATCTGGCATGCGTGCGGCGACACCGCGACAGACTTCAACCATTATTCGAAGCGCGCGATTCTCGGCGGCGTCTATGCTGCGACATTGATGTATTGGCTCGGCGACGAGAGCGACAGCCGCGCCGACACCTGGGGCTTCCTCGACCGCCGCATCGCCGGGATCATGAGCTTCGAAAAGACCAGGGCGCGGTTGACGTCTGGGAGCGGCAATCGCCCGAGCATCGCCCAGATCCTCGGACGGCTGCGCTACCCGGCAGTCTAGCGCCTACTGCACCCCCGGCTCGCCGAGGTGCGCTGCCTTCCACTCCATCGACATGTGAATCCGCGTCCGCCCCGACGGGTGGTCGAAGAACACCGCCTCCTCGAACGGAGTCGGCTCGAGCTTGCGATATTCCCCAAGCCGGAGCGCCATCCGGGCGAAGCCGTCGGGCGCGCGTGACGCATTGATCCCGAAATAATCCGCCTGCGATTCGTGGAAACGCGTTAGCGAATTGGTGACCGGGGTCAGGACGAGGAAGAACAATGTCAGCACGACGACCGCGACTGCGACCGCCGCGGGGTCGGTGATCCCCCGCACGCCCCAGCCGGGATTACGCGCGATCAGCCACGGCACCACCGCCTGAACGGTGGCGAAGCCGGCAACGATGAGGACCGCGAAGCCGACCATCAGCGAAATCGAATGGTTGAGGACATAGTGCCCGGTCTCGTGCCCCATCACCGACAATGTCCCGGCATCGTCGTGGAGGTTCAGCAGATTGTCGTTGAGCGCGACCCGCGTCGTCGGGCCGAAGCCGGCGACGTTTGCCGAGACCCGTTTCGTCTGCCGCGACGCATCGACGACGAGCACCTGCGTCACCGGCACGCCGTTGCCCTGCGCGAGCTTGAGGATCGACGTCCGCAACGGTGAGTCGGCCATCGGCGTGTATTTGTTGAACAGCGGCAGGATCAGGACCGGCGCGAGGGTCAGCAGGAATGCCATCACGACGAGCGAAAATCCGCCCGCGTACAGCCACCAGCGTCGCGGCGACCACCGCACCCCGGCCATGATTGCCATGACCACGAGCGCGGTGACCGGCACGCTGATTGCGAAACTCTTCGCCTGGTCACCGAACCACTCGACGAAATTCTGGTTCGACATGCCATACTGATGCTCGCGGGCGAAGTCGGTGTAGATCGTCCACGGCAGCGTCGCCAGCGACGTCGCGGCGAGGAAGACAAGCGCCCAGACCAATGTCGCCAGCCAGCGCCGTCCGCCGGTGACGGTGCTGCTCCACCCCGACAGCCGCGCCGCCCAGCCGAGTCGAAGGAACGCCCACGCCACCCCTGCCCCGACGACCGCATTCCACAGGACCAGCCAGTAACCGCCCTCGAAATACGCGTCGGACCGCGCCCGCGCCGCGCCGTTGAAGGTCGCGAGATAGGCGCGGGTAGCGGCGTCGGCGTCAAATGCCGGAGTGCCGACGGCGACGGCATCCAGAGCAGCGGCGATCAGCATGCGTATTCCCCCGTAGTGTTCTGTGTTGCTAACACAGTCCATCTGCGGCGCAAACCCTACAGCCGGTAATGCGCGCCAACCGAAAGCGTATAGCGTGGCGTCAGCTGGTAGCCGCCGACGCGTTGGTAAACCGGGACTTGGACGATCGTGTAGATCGCCGCGCGCCGTCCGACCGCGACCGTTGCGCCGGGCGCGATCGAGACGAACTCGCCGCCGCTGTTCTCGCGGTCGGAATTGACGCCGTGGTCGCGCTCGGCGAGCCGGGCGTTGAGCTGGACCTGCGGCGTGACCCCGCGCCAGCCGGTGAAGTGCACCCCAGCCGACGCGGTCCCGGCGATCCCCGGGCTGTAGAGGTCGCGGTTGTCGAGCGGCAGCGTCGCCTGCGCCTGGAGGACGAAGTCGATGCCGCGGGCAAGCTGGCCGAAGTGATACGCACCGATCGTCGCATCGATCGTTCCGGTGCCCGGCTGGAGGCCGCGGTCGGTCGCCTCGCCGGTCGACGGCCCGGCGATGAACTCCTCGCGGAAATTGCCGGTCGGAAGCTTGAGTCCGAACTGGATACCGGTGATGCCGGGGCCGCCGAATCCCTGCCACCGCCCGGTGACGCGGATGTCGCCGAGGCCGCCGGTCCGTGACGAGCTCGGCTCGGTGTCGCCCGGCGAGACGGTCAAATGCGGACGGTAGACGAACGGAACCTGGACATCGACGCCCCAGACCGGATCGAACTGGCGGTCGAGGATCGCGGTGACATAATGGTTGTAGGTGTAGCGCTCGATCTCGCGGTCGGCGGGCAGCGCGATCGCCTTGCCGTCGAGAACGCCACGACCGGCGCGGAGCTGAGTCTGGGGAACATCGTCGTAGCGTAGGTCGAGCGACGTGCCGGGCTGGACGACGAGGCCTTGGCTCAACCATTCGGAGGTGAGGTTGCAGCCGCAACTCGAACAGGCGAGCGCGGGCGCGGCAGTGGTGAGGCACAGCAGGGCGAGCCCGGCGGCGGGGAATTTGGTCATGGAAATGCTTTCGCTCAAGGCGATGCACCGCGTGGCTCACGTCGCGCATCGTCGAATGTCGGGGGGCACGGCCGGGGCCGCGCGCGGGCCTAGGCGGAGCGGAGCGCCGGGGGTCCGCGCGGCGGCGGGCGGAGACGGTGGACGCGGAGGATCGGCAGCGTGACGAAGTCGATCGGCTCGACAGCCACGACCTGCACCGGCGGCGCGACGACCAAGGGCGGCGCGGCAGCGTCGATCGCGACGGCGATGCCCGAGAAACCGCACGGCGCCTCGGACTTGCCCTCGGGCTTGGGCGCGTGGCCCGGCGCGGCGACGCTGACCGCGCCGTGGCCGGTGCAGATGGTGAAGACGGTGCGGCCGCCGTCGCGCACCGGCATGAAGCCCGGCGGCACGAGGATCTGGACGCCGAGCGCGATCAAGGCGACCACGAGGGTCAGCCACGCCTGCGCGCGCAAGAGGGATCGGACCCGGTTCACCCGCGCCGCGTATCGGCTGCGCCGCGCGGTGTCGAGCGTGACACTTGCGCCGAACGGCGGCGGCTGGCCCTTCCCAAGCGTTGCGCTTACCGCTAATCATTCGCAATTGCGGATAGCGACGACAGGCGACGCCATGATCCAACGCCGAGCGACCCAGCGAACGACACGCTGCCAATGACTCCACGTCTCCACATCGAAGACCTTCGTCGCGGTGAGATCGCGACAATCGTCGCGATCGACCGCGACCGGGTCGACCCGGAAAACGCGCGCCAGCTTCACGAGATGGGCTTCGACGAAGGTGTCGATGTCGAGCTCCTCCACCGGGCCCCGTTCGGCGGCGACCCGATCGCCCTCCGCGTCGGCAATATGAGCGTCGCGCTGCGCAAGCGGCTCGCGCGGATGGTTGTCGTCGAACGCGCGATCGCCGCCGAGTGAACGCGCCCGTCCTCGACGCTTCCTTCGACACGCGCCCCGACGCGCCCCTCGCAGCGACGCGGACGCCGATGGTCGCGCTCGTCGGCAACCCAAACGCGGGCAAGACCAGCCTGTT harbors:
- the rpsU gene encoding 30S ribosomal protein S21, with translation MQIIVRDNNVDQALRALKKKLQREGVYREMKLRRHYEKPSEKRAREKAAAVRRARKLERKRAERDGVR
- a CDS encoding COQ9 family protein, translating into MTDEIARPDETLDETRPRLIAAMIPHVAFDGWTAASVAAAAADAGIDPDVAHLVFPRGAAQMVDAYTAYANTRMTAALTGIGNMKVRERIAFAVRTRFEQAEGERETVRRAVAIFALHPALSAKSTWRTADAIWHACGDTATDFNHYSKRAILGGVYAATLMYWLGDESDSRADTWGFLDRRIAGIMSFEKTRARLTSGSGNRPSIAQILGRLRYPAV
- a CDS encoding M48 family metallopeptidase, whose product is MLIAAALDAVAVGTPAFDADAATRAYLATFNGAARARSDAYFEGGYWLVLWNAVVGAGVAWAFLRLGWAARLSGWSSTVTGGRRWLATLVWALVFLAATSLATLPWTIYTDFAREHQYGMSNQNFVEWFGDQAKSFAISVPVTALVVMAIMAGVRWSPRRWWLYAGGFSLVVMAFLLTLAPVLILPLFNKYTPMADSPLRTSILKLAQGNGVPVTQVLVVDASRQTKRVSANVAGFGPTTRVALNDNLLNLHDDAGTLSVMGHETGHYVLNHSISLMVGFAVLIVAGFATVQAVVPWLIARNPGWGVRGITDPAAVAVAVVVLTLFFLVLTPVTNSLTRFHESQADYFGINASRAPDGFARMALRLGEYRKLEPTPFEEAVFFDHPSGRTRIHMSMEWKAAHLGEPGVQ
- a CDS encoding transporter, with amino-acid sequence MTKFPAAGLALLCLTTAAPALACSSCGCNLTSEWLSQGLVVQPGTSLDLRYDDVPQTQLRAGRGVLDGKAIALPADREIERYTYNHYVTAILDRQFDPVWGVDVQVPFVYRPHLTVSPGDTEPSSSRTGGLGDIRVTGRWQGFGGPGITGIQFGLKLPTGNFREEFIAGPSTGEATDRGLQPGTGTIDATIGAYHFGQLARGIDFVLQAQATLPLDNRDLYSPGIAGTASAGVHFTGWRGVTPQVQLNARLAERDHGVNSDRENSGGEFVSIAPGATVAVGRRAAIYTIVQVPVYQRVGGYQLTPRYTLSVGAHYRL
- a CDS encoding FeoA family protein, which codes for MTPRLHIEDLRRGEIATIVAIDRDRVDPENARQLHEMGFDEGVDVELLHRAPFGGDPIALRVGNMSVALRKRLARMVVVERAIAAE